One Rubritalea squalenifaciens DSM 18772 genomic region harbors:
- a CDS encoding sulfatase-like hydrolase/transferase, with translation MLSQNLTIKGKFKATVACLVPLLFTSAAIAAEKPNVLFICVDDLVPTLGCYGDTTAVSPEIDALANKGTTFLNHHCTWAVCGPSRASLSTGLMPEATGVMGFRPIRAQLPDVITLPQHFRNHGYETAAVGKFHDPRTVGTIVDANSPTENGSNTDDVPSWSIAYSKYSSGYDPAGKPAVDNSDLPDSDYTDHKILTDGRTLLATMAGGSKPFFLAVGFKKPHLPFVAPKTYWDLYNRENMPLATFTALPLNSSEKTDLTLTNNNEILGYEPFDISGLPTTDQQKDLLHGYYACVSFVDNLVGQLMDDLEATDDPLQPGKKLSETTVVVLWGDHGFHLGDHGKWAKHTNMERSTSCPLIIYDPRIHTTGSKTKSPVSTLDIYPTLCELAELPIPSQPISDTVTTGRPLAGRSLVPVLKDPEVSVNQGAITVFKTNGSHGYAYRTKRFRYVEWVNGSNQVIERDLYDYEADPLETTNVADDPDYAAIVYQLSRSMRVEVSSVDAERLTNSSSIATGGDADMPFVTIEQLVGDDLGLKWPGAFGVSYRLFSSVNPSGDWSEYSTATDEIGINSVEVTGGNGSEFFKVSFGENVPPAWSEDPLVKTDAAVGAAYTGSLASDVFDPIAGGTFTFSKISGPDWLLVGSDGSLSGTPSASDEGAAYFMVRVVDEFGAAATATLQVTVGTNASTVSTFEATDDAYVKEADEFTNFGSANTMQLRQLDASNFERLGYLKFTVENVGTVQSVKLYLHSSSETDQVEALAVENNNWTEADVVWNQKPAVGDPIETGNATAGAWFSIDITTYISGNGTYSIAINELGNTAGNIDTKEGGVAPYIEVTHQ, from the coding sequence ATGCTATCACAAAACCTCACTATCAAAGGGAAATTCAAGGCTACGGTCGCATGCCTGGTTCCTCTGCTTTTTACGTCTGCAGCAATAGCTGCTGAGAAGCCTAATGTTCTCTTTATTTGTGTCGATGATCTTGTGCCAACACTTGGCTGTTACGGCGATACGACTGCAGTCAGCCCAGAGATTGATGCACTGGCGAACAAGGGCACTACCTTCTTAAATCATCACTGTACCTGGGCGGTATGTGGGCCCTCCAGAGCCTCTCTCTCTACAGGTCTGATGCCTGAGGCCACGGGGGTGATGGGTTTTCGCCCGATTAGAGCACAACTACCGGATGTGATTACCCTGCCACAGCATTTCCGCAACCATGGTTATGAAACAGCAGCAGTGGGGAAGTTTCATGACCCGCGTACTGTGGGAACTATTGTGGATGCGAATAGTCCGACTGAGAATGGTAGTAATACCGATGATGTCCCATCCTGGTCGATCGCGTATTCGAAGTATAGCTCGGGCTATGATCCGGCAGGCAAGCCTGCGGTAGATAACTCTGATCTGCCAGATTCCGACTACACGGACCATAAGATACTCACTGATGGCAGAACGCTGCTTGCTACGATGGCCGGAGGAAGCAAACCTTTCTTTTTGGCGGTGGGTTTCAAGAAACCGCACCTTCCCTTTGTGGCGCCAAAGACTTACTGGGATCTCTACAATCGTGAGAATATGCCGCTCGCTACTTTTACCGCCTTGCCTCTCAATTCCAGTGAGAAGACGGATCTTACGCTGACTAACAATAATGAGATTCTTGGCTACGAACCCTTTGATATAAGCGGGCTACCCACTACTGATCAGCAAAAAGATCTATTACATGGTTATTATGCCTGTGTCTCCTTTGTTGATAATCTGGTTGGCCAGTTGATGGATGACCTGGAAGCCACTGATGATCCTCTGCAACCAGGAAAGAAGCTTTCAGAGACGACGGTCGTAGTCTTATGGGGTGACCATGGTTTCCACTTGGGTGACCACGGAAAGTGGGCGAAGCACACGAACATGGAGCGTTCTACATCCTGCCCTTTGATCATCTACGACCCAAGGATCCATACGACTGGTTCAAAGACCAAGTCTCCGGTGAGCACTTTGGATATTTATCCTACCTTGTGTGAGTTGGCTGAGCTGCCGATTCCTAGCCAGCCCATTAGTGATACGGTCACGACAGGTCGTCCACTTGCTGGTCGTAGTCTTGTGCCTGTATTGAAAGATCCAGAGGTTTCCGTGAACCAGGGGGCTATCACAGTCTTTAAAACCAACGGAAGTCATGGCTATGCCTATCGCACGAAGAGGTTCCGCTATGTGGAGTGGGTGAATGGAAGTAATCAAGTCATTGAGCGAGATCTCTATGATTACGAGGCCGATCCACTTGAGACCACAAACGTGGCTGATGACCCTGACTATGCCGCGATTGTCTATCAGCTCTCACGATCTATGAGAGTGGAAGTAAGTTCGGTGGACGCGGAGCGTTTGACGAATTCCTCCTCTATTGCCACGGGCGGTGATGCTGACATGCCTTTTGTGACGATCGAGCAGCTGGTTGGTGATGATCTCGGACTCAAATGGCCAGGCGCATTCGGAGTATCCTACCGTTTATTTTCTAGTGTGAATCCTTCTGGAGACTGGAGTGAGTACTCCACGGCGACGGATGAGATTGGAATCAACTCTGTCGAAGTAACAGGAGGTAATGGAAGCGAGTTTTTCAAAGTATCTTTCGGGGAAAATGTACCTCCAGCTTGGAGTGAGGACCCGTTGGTGAAAACCGATGCAGCTGTGGGCGCTGCTTACACCGGTAGCTTGGCCAGTGATGTCTTTGATCCCATTGCAGGAGGTACATTTACTTTCTCCAAGATTTCAGGACCTGATTGGTTGCTAGTAGGGAGTGATGGCTCTTTGTCTGGAACTCCGTCTGCATCTGACGAGGGGGCGGCCTACTTTATGGTGAGAGTGGTCGATGAGTTTGGAGCTGCTGCTACTGCTACTCTTCAAGTAACGGTAGGTACGAATGCCTCTACAGTGAGTACCTTCGAAGCAACAGACGATGCCTACGTTAAAGAGGCTGATGAATTTACCAACTTTGGTAGCGCTAATACCATGCAGTTGCGCCAACTCGATGCCTCAAACTTTGAGCGTCTAGGATACTTAAAGTTTACCGTGGAAAATGTCGGGACGGTGCAGAGCGTGAAGCTCTATCTGCACAGCTCTTCTGAAACAGATCAGGTGGAGGCATTAGCTGTAGAAAATAACAACTGGACTGAAGCCGATGTCGTCTGGAACCAAAAACCTGCCGTAGGGGATCCTATAGAGACAGGGAACGCGACCGCAGGCGCATGGTTCAGCATCGATATCACAACATACATTTCCGGCAATGGTACCTATTCCATTGCGATCAATGAATTGGGAAACACTGCTGGAAATATCGACACCAAAGAAGGGGGGGTTGCTCCTTATATTGAAGTGACGCATCAGTAG
- a CDS encoding Na+/H+ antiporter NhaC family protein: MLSPVMPLVRKYQPAITLCLLLLISWVLSATTQSTSIAALWPAFVALATIIASRQAVAGLFAGALSGCLFLTHGNLGQSFISLTESHFFASMQGSWRIGAILFTLVLGSFAMVLEKGGGFESLALRLLEKKSGNPSRKLEGTTMLMGLLCFFDGLANSLLLGKVTQPLADRVGVPRARMAYLVDSTSSSVACVAFISTWIATQLSLIQQSTEGTAVTESAYTLFFQSIPANYYCTFTLILLALVIWRQWNIGPMKNAAANEPATSHQSSQTGSSIHTAIIPIIVLACAILSLFYLWETSPLFPVTADKLTTAFSSNAAPYALTLGSVIGLAAACILFPNKSKIELPSIVSQGASSMLSPLLILIMAWTFGSVMKELGTAQWLADTIGSTFSVQYFPAAIFITGALVSFTTGSSWGTMALLMPIAIPAYLTLTPESYPLLPAVIGAVFSGAVFGDHCSPFSDTTIVSSFACGVSPREHVLTQLPYALIAAGTALALGYTGIAIGFSSYTALLAGAAFLIILVNFCSKKRSS; the protein is encoded by the coding sequence ATGCTAAGCCCCGTCATGCCTTTGGTTAGAAAGTATCAACCAGCCATTACCCTCTGCCTGCTGCTTTTGATCAGCTGGGTGCTTTCAGCGACGACCCAGTCCACTTCAATCGCTGCGCTCTGGCCCGCATTTGTTGCACTGGCCACGATCATCGCATCACGCCAAGCGGTGGCAGGTCTCTTCGCCGGGGCTCTCTCTGGCTGCCTCTTCCTCACGCATGGAAACCTCGGACAATCCTTCATCAGCCTTACTGAGAGCCATTTCTTTGCCTCCATGCAGGGGAGCTGGAGAATCGGAGCCATTCTCTTCACGCTCGTATTGGGATCCTTCGCCATGGTACTGGAGAAAGGTGGCGGATTTGAATCACTGGCCCTCAGACTACTTGAGAAAAAATCAGGAAACCCCTCCCGCAAGCTAGAAGGCACTACCATGCTTATGGGGCTGCTTTGCTTCTTTGACGGCCTAGCCAACTCTCTTCTGCTAGGAAAAGTGACCCAGCCACTCGCAGACCGTGTAGGAGTACCGCGAGCCCGAATGGCCTATCTAGTCGATTCCACTTCCAGCTCAGTAGCCTGCGTCGCATTCATCTCCACCTGGATAGCCACCCAGCTTTCACTCATCCAGCAATCCACCGAGGGGACCGCTGTCACAGAATCCGCATACACACTGTTTTTCCAATCTATCCCGGCGAACTACTACTGCACCTTCACACTAATTTTGTTAGCCTTGGTCATTTGGAGGCAATGGAATATCGGCCCGATGAAAAATGCTGCCGCTAATGAGCCAGCCACTTCCCATCAAAGCTCACAAACTGGTTCAAGTATCCACACCGCAATCATTCCCATTATTGTATTAGCCTGTGCGATACTCTCATTGTTCTACCTTTGGGAGACCTCTCCTCTGTTCCCCGTTACCGCGGACAAACTCACCACAGCCTTCAGCAGCAATGCCGCCCCTTACGCCCTGACACTGGGCAGCGTCATCGGACTTGCAGCAGCTTGCATCCTCTTTCCTAACAAGAGCAAAATCGAGCTACCCTCGATCGTCTCCCAAGGGGCCTCCAGCATGCTTTCTCCTCTACTCATCCTCATCATGGCCTGGACATTCGGCAGTGTGATGAAAGAGCTTGGTACAGCCCAGTGGTTAGCAGACACGATAGGCTCCACCTTTTCGGTCCAGTATTTCCCGGCAGCCATATTTATCACTGGCGCACTGGTGAGTTTCACCACCGGGAGTTCATGGGGCACCATGGCACTGCTCATGCCCATCGCTATTCCGGCCTACCTAACCCTGACGCCTGAAAGCTATCCACTGCTACCAGCAGTCATTGGCGCCGTCTTCAGCGGTGCTGTCTTTGGTGACCACTGTAGCCCATTTAGTGACACCACCATTGTAAGCTCCTTTGCTTGCGGGGTCAGTCCACGTGAGCACGTACTTACGCAGCTACCATACGCTCTGATCGCAGCTGGCACCGCTCTCGCTCTTGGATACACAGGAATCGCCATCGGATTCTCATCCTATACAGCCCTCTTAGCTGGTGCCGCATTTCTTATTATTTTAGTGAATTTCTGCTCCAAGAAGCGCTCGTCATAA
- a CDS encoding molybdopterin oxidoreductase family protein: MADKRKSLKELIPPLRQWEGAKTDRLVRSPGKFGLGQTPKDLIPDATTSMVCGFCSTGCGLNIHLKNGEAVSLTPDTEYPVNIGMACPKGWEALTPLQADDRATSPMIRDQRGGVLRKTTWQEAMNLFCNKFKAIQKKHGNESVAFLSTGQIVAEEMAFLGALAKFGMGMKHGDGNTRQCMATAVVSYKQSFGFDAPPYTYQDFEESDVIVLIGSNLCIAHPIMWQRIERNPHQPEIVVIDPRKTETAVAATQHYPIMPKSDLLFFYGIAKLLIEKGYVDPEFISKHTEGYDAFRAHLSKFSLEEVCLVSGVALTEIEKLVDTIGQGKRVSFWWTMGVNQGHEAVRTSQAIINLALITGNIGRPGTGANSITGQCNAMGSRLFSNTTNLLGGHEFSNPEHRAKVAAVLGMDEALIPEETGWAYDQIIEGIHEGKIKGLWVIATNGAHSWIHQDKYREAMEKLEFLVVQDMYTTTETAECADLILPVAAWAEKDGVFINSERRIGLVKKVSKAPGEALSDFSIFRLIAHHWGCGELFSQWSSPEEVFRILTKLSQGQPCDISGIEGYQLLDELGGIQWPCRKEDVSMLKLDNQRRLFDDGKFYHQNGKAKFIFSDPVEVAEQTDEKFPHILLTGRGSSAQWHTQTRTKKSAVLRKLYPQNIYVEIHPEDAAKLGIEGEENVLISSRRARVEASAYVTPTVQPGQLFMPMHYAKANKLTYASFDPYSRQPSYKYCAVKVERL, from the coding sequence ATGGCAGATAAGCGCAAGTCCCTAAAAGAACTGATCCCGCCGCTGAGGCAGTGGGAGGGTGCGAAGACGGACAGACTGGTGCGCTCACCAGGGAAGTTTGGTCTGGGCCAGACCCCAAAAGACCTGATTCCAGATGCCACCACGAGCATGGTCTGCGGCTTTTGCTCTACGGGCTGCGGACTGAACATCCATTTAAAGAATGGCGAAGCTGTTAGCCTGACGCCTGATACGGAGTATCCGGTGAACATTGGCATGGCATGCCCGAAGGGCTGGGAGGCGTTGACGCCATTGCAGGCAGATGATCGTGCGACTAGTCCAATGATTCGGGATCAGCGTGGAGGTGTGCTGAGAAAGACAACCTGGCAGGAGGCGATGAATTTGTTCTGTAATAAGTTCAAAGCCATCCAGAAAAAGCACGGTAATGAGTCGGTCGCTTTTCTGAGCACGGGGCAGATTGTGGCGGAAGAGATGGCCTTTCTCGGGGCGCTCGCCAAGTTTGGTATGGGGATGAAGCATGGAGACGGTAATACCCGCCAGTGCATGGCAACGGCTGTGGTTTCTTACAAGCAGAGCTTTGGATTCGATGCTCCTCCCTATACTTATCAAGATTTCGAGGAATCTGATGTCATTGTGCTGATCGGTTCCAATCTGTGTATCGCCCATCCCATCATGTGGCAGCGGATAGAGAGAAATCCACATCAGCCGGAGATTGTCGTGATCGATCCTCGAAAGACGGAAACCGCTGTGGCGGCAACCCAGCACTATCCCATTATGCCGAAGTCTGATCTGCTGTTCTTCTATGGCATCGCGAAATTATTAATCGAGAAAGGCTATGTGGATCCAGAATTTATATCCAAGCATACCGAAGGCTATGATGCCTTCCGCGCACATCTGAGCAAGTTTAGCCTGGAAGAGGTGTGCCTTGTCAGTGGAGTTGCTCTCACCGAAATAGAAAAGTTGGTAGATACCATAGGTCAGGGGAAACGCGTTTCCTTTTGGTGGACGATGGGAGTCAATCAGGGTCATGAAGCAGTGCGAACCTCACAGGCGATTATCAACTTGGCATTGATCACTGGGAATATTGGTCGCCCGGGTACCGGAGCAAACTCGATTACTGGTCAGTGTAATGCTATGGGGTCGCGCCTTTTCAGTAATACAACAAATCTGTTAGGTGGTCATGAATTTTCGAATCCAGAGCACCGAGCCAAGGTGGCTGCTGTGTTGGGAATGGATGAGGCTCTTATACCTGAAGAGACGGGCTGGGCCTATGATCAGATCATTGAGGGTATTCACGAGGGTAAGATCAAGGGACTGTGGGTGATAGCGACCAATGGCGCGCATTCCTGGATCCATCAGGACAAGTACCGCGAGGCCATGGAGAAACTGGAGTTCCTGGTTGTTCAGGACATGTATACCACTACCGAGACTGCAGAGTGTGCGGATCTGATATTGCCTGTCGCGGCCTGGGCTGAGAAGGACGGCGTGTTCATCAACTCGGAGCGCAGGATTGGACTGGTGAAGAAAGTTTCGAAAGCGCCTGGAGAGGCACTTTCTGATTTTAGTATCTTTAGGCTTATTGCGCATCATTGGGGATGCGGGGAATTGTTCTCTCAGTGGTCGAGTCCTGAGGAAGTTTTCCGTATCCTCACAAAGCTTAGTCAGGGGCAACCTTGTGATATTTCTGGTATCGAGGGCTATCAGCTGCTCGATGAGTTGGGTGGCATCCAATGGCCTTGCAGGAAAGAGGATGTATCCATGTTGAAATTGGATAATCAGAGAAGGCTGTTTGATGACGGAAAGTTCTATCATCAAAATGGAAAAGCGAAGTTCATCTTCTCTGATCCAGTCGAGGTTGCTGAGCAGACGGATGAGAAGTTTCCGCATATTCTCCTTACTGGTCGTGGAAGTTCAGCCCAGTGGCACACCCAGACCCGAACGAAGAAGTCTGCTGTACTGAGAAAGCTTTATCCGCAGAATATCTACGTGGAGATCCATCCCGAAGATGCCGCCAAGCTGGGGATTGAGGGGGAGGAGAATGTTCTGATTTCATCCCGTCGTGCAAGAGTGGAGGCCTCCGCCTATGTAACCCCTACCGTACAGCCCGGACAGCTGTTTATGCCGATGCACTATGCCAAGGCAAACAAGCTCACTTACGCATCGTTTGATCCCTATTCTCGGCAGCCAAGTTACAAGTACTGTGCGGTGAAGGTGGAGAGACTATGA
- a CDS encoding MFS transporter, translating to MDHQPDRESLLRNVKIFVWFRVLFNARFYYPIFAIFFTDLGLSVGQFLWLNAIWAITIVLFEVPSGVLADLVGRRKLVLFAAASMMIEMALLIVAPQNGGWVLFGVCALNRFLSGLAEAAASGADEALAYDSLSMAEETGEEVEEKWDRVLVSAMRWRSAGMLVAMPVGALVFDHAMMIKVFGDYPAVISLKMPVILCFVTACICFVLACRLVDLGIRKRPPGARARVGDISEGILDAGKWVLRARWIAGLIAAALMIDAVSRTFVTLLSEYYRSISLPEYSYGFIGALMSVGGWVVPMYVRPLVKLYSPRTNMLMAGAIAVLGLLGASVAHSWWGVLPCFVVMISLVHVGFLMSRYINKEAPSEMRASILSVNNLTLNLGYGVFSALFAVRMKQTAGDLGDMGAFDEALSLTPWVLLVYLVLWFMTSASWSRNSLK from the coding sequence ATGGATCACCAACCTGATAGAGAGTCACTGCTGCGCAATGTGAAGATTTTTGTCTGGTTCCGGGTGTTGTTTAACGCCCGGTTTTACTATCCTATATTCGCGATTTTCTTTACTGATCTTGGATTGAGTGTGGGACAGTTTCTCTGGCTGAATGCTATTTGGGCGATCACGATTGTTCTGTTTGAGGTGCCCAGTGGGGTGCTGGCTGATTTGGTGGGTAGACGCAAGCTGGTGCTGTTTGCGGCGGCGAGCATGATGATTGAAATGGCCTTGCTGATCGTGGCTCCTCAGAATGGTGGCTGGGTGTTGTTTGGCGTTTGTGCCCTGAACCGCTTTCTCAGTGGCTTGGCTGAGGCTGCTGCGAGTGGTGCAGATGAGGCCTTGGCTTATGACTCCCTGAGTATGGCGGAAGAGACTGGTGAAGAGGTTGAGGAAAAATGGGACCGGGTGTTAGTCTCGGCGATGCGCTGGCGATCGGCGGGTATGCTGGTGGCCATGCCCGTTGGAGCTTTGGTGTTCGACCATGCGATGATGATTAAAGTCTTTGGTGATTATCCTGCCGTGATTAGTCTCAAAATGCCGGTGATCCTGTGCTTTGTGACCGCGTGTATTTGTTTCGTCTTGGCCTGTAGACTGGTTGATCTAGGAATCCGCAAGCGTCCTCCGGGGGCCAGAGCCCGGGTGGGGGATATCAGTGAAGGGATCTTGGATGCTGGTAAATGGGTCTTGAGAGCCAGATGGATCGCTGGGCTGATTGCTGCAGCCTTAATGATCGACGCGGTTTCCAGAACCTTCGTGACTTTACTCAGTGAGTATTACCGGAGCATCTCACTACCTGAGTATAGTTATGGTTTCATTGGGGCATTGATGTCTGTAGGGGGGTGGGTTGTGCCCATGTATGTCAGACCTCTGGTGAAGCTTTATTCGCCACGAACGAATATGCTTATGGCTGGTGCGATTGCAGTATTGGGCTTGTTAGGTGCATCGGTAGCTCATTCGTGGTGGGGTGTCCTCCCTTGCTTTGTCGTGATGATTTCACTGGTGCACGTGGGTTTCCTGATGAGCCGCTACATCAATAAGGAAGCTCCGAGCGAGATGCGTGCATCGATCCTCAGTGTAAACAATCTGACCCTCAATCTGGGCTATGGAGTTTTCTCGGCTTTGTTTGCCGTGAGAATGAAACAGACTGCTGGAGATTTAGGTGATATGGGGGCCTTCGATGAGGCTCTGAGCCTGACCCCCTGGGTACTTCTAGTTTATTTGGTTCTCTGGTTTATGACGAGCGCTTCTTGGAGCAGAAATTCACTAAAATAA
- a CDS encoding carbohydrate binding domain-containing protein: protein MKNYLRLIAVGLSLLPLGVCAKENQETAKLNYIVNGDFKKKGISPWKIFSINEVSKPEYSVSDGVLTIKVTEPSEKYSNRQMVQPLEALKSGETYLLKFEAMASTNNSTLVGMLSRSKDFGKGHYGFRKNFVLGKEWGEYKARFTTKSFDEGNPPQLKFLFGFMGGTIQFKNIRLMKVEN from the coding sequence ATGAAAAACTATCTGAGGTTAATAGCAGTAGGCTTGTCGCTCTTGCCTCTTGGTGTGTGTGCCAAGGAGAATCAAGAGACGGCAAAATTGAACTACATCGTTAATGGTGACTTTAAGAAAAAGGGGATATCCCCCTGGAAGATTTTCTCGATCAATGAGGTCTCAAAGCCAGAGTATTCTGTGAGTGACGGGGTGCTCACGATTAAAGTAACGGAGCCCTCGGAAAAGTATTCCAACAGACAGATGGTGCAACCCTTGGAAGCTCTAAAAAGTGGCGAAACCTATCTATTGAAGTTCGAAGCCATGGCTTCGACGAATAATTCAACTTTGGTAGGGATGCTGTCGCGCAGCAAGGATTTCGGTAAAGGCCACTATGGATTCCGTAAGAATTTCGTGCTTGGTAAAGAATGGGGCGAGTATAAGGCGAGGTTTACGACTAAATCTTTTGATGAGGGCAACCCTCCTCAGCTCAAGTTCTTGTTTGGGTTCATGGGGGGTACGATTCAATTTAAGAATATTCGTCTGATGAAGGTTGAAAATTAA